One Mycobacterium sp. 050128 genomic window carries:
- a CDS encoding MmpS family transport accessory protein has translation MTGILRRIWVPIVMVVVVTVGTIIVSRLHGVFGSHQHDSDKSNADAIVAFNPKHVVYEIFGPPGATASIHYLDADAQPREVENATVPWTLRIDTTLSAVVANVVAQGDSASLGCRITVNGVVRDELNVSSHDAATSCLVKSA, from the coding sequence ATGACCGGCATTCTCCGACGCATCTGGGTACCGATCGTCATGGTCGTCGTGGTGACGGTCGGTACCATCATCGTTTCTCGGCTGCACGGGGTTTTCGGTTCACATCAACATGATTCAGACAAGAGCAATGCCGACGCGATCGTCGCGTTCAATCCCAAGCACGTTGTCTACGAGATCTTCGGCCCGCCGGGCGCTACGGCAAGCATCCACTATCTGGATGCCGACGCGCAGCCGCGCGAGGTCGAAAACGCGACGGTGCCCTGGACGCTGCGCATCGATACCACGCTCAGTGCCGTGGTGGCCAACGTAGTGGCGCAGGGCGACAGCGCGAGCCTCGGATGCCGCATCACCGTCAATGGTGTTGTGCGCGATGAACTTAACGTCAGCTCACACGACGCCGCGACCAGCTGCCTGGTGAAGTCCGCATGA